In Bacillus cereus ATCC 14579, a single window of DNA contains:
- the gmk gene encoding guanylate kinase: MRSRRGLLIVLSRPSGVGKGTVRKELFSHEDTRFQYSISVTTRKPREGEVDGVDYFFKEREEFEEMIRNEKLLEWAEFVGNYYGTPIDYVEKTLQEGKDVFLEIEVQGAIQVKKAFPEGVFIFLAPPSLSELKSRIVGRGTETEDVIENRLTVAKEEIEMMDAYDYVVENDQVELACDRIKAIVVGEHCRRERVAKYYKEMTEGL, from the coding sequence ATGAGAAGTAGAAGAGGATTGCTCATCGTTCTTTCAAGGCCTTCTGGGGTTGGAAAAGGGACGGTTCGTAAAGAGCTGTTTAGCCATGAGGATACACGTTTTCAGTACTCTATTTCAGTAACGACACGTAAGCCGCGTGAAGGTGAAGTAGATGGTGTGGATTATTTCTTTAAAGAAAGAGAAGAATTCGAGGAAATGATTCGTAATGAAAAATTACTTGAGTGGGCTGAGTTCGTAGGTAATTATTACGGAACACCGATTGACTATGTTGAAAAAACATTACAAGAAGGAAAAGATGTATTCTTAGAAATTGAAGTGCAAGGAGCAATTCAAGTTAAGAAAGCTTTCCCAGAAGGTGTATTTATTTTCTTAGCACCTCCAAGTTTATCTGAACTAAAGAGCCGTATTGTCGGACGTGGTACAGAGACTGAAGATGTTATTGAAAATCGTTTAACTGTAGCGAAAGAAGAAATCGAGATGATGGACGCTTACGACTATGTAGTAGAAAACGATCAAGTTGAATTAGCTTGTGATAGAATTAAAGCAATTGTGGTTGGCGAACATTGCCGCCGCGAAAGGGTAGCAAAATATTATAAAGAAATGACGGAGGGTCTATAA
- the remA gene encoding extracellular matrix/biofilm regulator RemA: MAMRFLNIGYGNIVSAHRIIAIVSPESAPIKRTVQEAREHNALLDATYGRKTRAVIVMDDGHVVLSPIQPETIAHRLNNKEDLSEEGWVLHIYEK, translated from the coding sequence ATGGCCATGCGGTTTTTAAATATTGGATACGGAAATATTGTATCTGCTCATCGAATTATTGCTATTGTAAGTCCGGAGTCAGCTCCTATTAAACGAACAGTACAAGAAGCACGCGAACATAATGCTTTGCTTGATGCTACGTATGGGAGAAAAACAAGGGCGGTTATTGTTATGGATGATGGGCATGTTGTATTAAGTCCAATTCAACCAGAGACGATTGCACATCGTTTGAATAATAAAGAAGATTTAAGTGAGGAAGGGTGGGTTTTACATATTTATGAGAAGTAG
- a CDS encoding YicC/YloC family endoribonuclease, protein MISSMTGFGRSKVESDTFQITVEMKSVNHRFLEMSIRLPKQMMVFEDKIRKIIAQQVRRGRIEVSISIAGEGLVERKLSVNWSLLEQYQSMMEDIKGKFQLQDSITLEQLMAMPEVTAIEEIENVNEHFENSLYEAVRQAAHMLKTMRDGEGERLHKDIAYRLQEISNCVNAIIPHAPIVTQKYRERLENRLKELHNQDLDEQRLLTEVAIFAERCDIHEELVRLQSHLEQFRETLQIEEPVGRKMDFIVQEMHREINTIGSKANDLTISKYVVEMKNNLEKIREQVQNIE, encoded by the coding sequence ATGATTTCTAGTATGACAGGGTTTGGAAGATCGAAAGTAGAAAGTGATACTTTTCAAATTACAGTAGAAATGAAATCGGTGAACCACCGTTTTTTAGAGATGAGTATTCGACTTCCTAAGCAAATGATGGTATTTGAGGACAAAATTCGTAAAATAATTGCACAGCAAGTTCGACGTGGGCGCATCGAAGTGTCTATTAGTATAGCAGGTGAAGGACTTGTTGAAAGAAAATTAAGTGTGAATTGGTCACTTCTTGAGCAGTACCAATCGATGATGGAAGATATAAAAGGGAAATTTCAATTACAAGATTCTATTACACTCGAACAATTAATGGCAATGCCAGAAGTAACAGCAATTGAAGAAATAGAAAATGTAAATGAACATTTTGAGAACAGTTTATATGAGGCTGTTCGTCAAGCTGCTCATATGTTGAAAACGATGAGAGATGGCGAAGGAGAACGATTACATAAAGATATAGCGTATCGTTTACAAGAGATTAGCAATTGTGTAAATGCGATTATTCCACATGCACCAATTGTTACACAAAAATATCGTGAACGATTAGAAAATCGCTTAAAAGAATTACATAATCAAGATCTAGATGAACAAAGATTGCTAACAGAAGTCGCAATCTTTGCAGAGCGTTGTGATATTCATGAAGAGTTAGTTCGTTTGCAAAGTCATTTAGAGCAATTTCGTGAAACATTGCAGATTGAAGAGCCTGTTGGAAGGAAAATGGATTTCATCGTGCAAGAGATGCATAGAGAAATTAATACGATTGGTTCTAAGGCAAATGACTTAACAATTTCAAAATATGTTGTAGAAATGAAAAATAACCTTGAAAAAATTCGTGAACAAGTACAAAATATTGAGTAG
- a CDS encoding Rqc2 family fibronectin-binding protein, producing the protein MAFDGLFTRAITHEIENSLYTGRISKIYQPSKYEILLHIRANGKNQKLILSSHPTYARMHLTNQNYDSPAIPPMFCMLLRKHLEGGFIEKIEQIDLERIIQITVRSRNEIGDESLKTLVIEIMGRHSNIILLDTKTNVILDSLKHVSLAVNRHRTVYAGAEYVAPPAQHKINPLQIETADDFIRPLDFLSGNMDKQLVGAFMGISPLFAKEVVKKAGMVNEKALSEAFFSIQTPLLSHAYTPTMITANGKEFFYLFPLTHLQGEEKTFSSVSELLDRFFFGKAERDRVKQQAHDLERFMQNEKNKNEKKLIKLEKTLQDAGKADKYQLFGELLTANMYALKKGDKDIEVVNYYDEDGGTVKITLDPLKTPSENAQRYFQKYQKAKNSVAVVEEQIEKTNEEILYFDSLLQQMEAASSKDIEEIREELAEEGYVRNRKTKNAKKKPTKPVLDKYVASDGTEIFVGKNNKQNDYLTTKFARRDEIWLHTKDIPGSHVVIRSLEPAEETLLEAAKIAAYYSKAKESSSVPVDFTKIRHVKKPSGAKLGFVTYDNQQTVYVTPDADIVMKLKA; encoded by the coding sequence ATGGCATTCGATGGATTATTTACAAGAGCGATTACACATGAAATTGAAAATTCTCTTTACACAGGAAGAATTTCCAAAATATATCAACCTTCAAAATACGAGATTTTATTACATATTCGAGCGAATGGAAAGAACCAAAAACTAATTCTTTCATCTCATCCTACATATGCGCGTATGCACTTAACGAATCAAAACTACGATTCGCCAGCAATACCGCCGATGTTCTGTATGCTTCTTCGCAAACATTTAGAAGGTGGATTTATTGAAAAAATTGAACAAATCGACTTAGAACGCATTATTCAAATTACAGTTCGCAGTCGTAATGAAATCGGAGACGAATCATTAAAAACATTAGTAATTGAAATAATGGGACGACATAGTAACATTATCTTATTAGATACGAAAACAAACGTGATTTTAGATAGCTTAAAACACGTTTCATTAGCCGTAAACCGTCACCGAACTGTATATGCTGGTGCTGAGTACGTCGCGCCACCAGCCCAACATAAAATCAATCCTCTGCAAATTGAAACCGCAGATGATTTTATTAGACCGCTAGACTTTCTATCTGGAAATATGGATAAACAACTCGTTGGTGCTTTCATGGGAATATCCCCATTATTTGCAAAAGAAGTAGTAAAGAAAGCCGGTATGGTAAACGAGAAAGCATTATCAGAAGCATTTTTCTCTATACAAACACCATTACTATCTCATGCATATACACCTACAATGATTACTGCAAATGGAAAAGAATTCTTTTATCTTTTCCCTCTTACACACTTGCAAGGAGAAGAAAAAACATTCTCATCAGTGAGCGAATTGTTAGATCGTTTCTTCTTTGGCAAAGCAGAACGTGATCGTGTAAAACAACAAGCTCATGATTTAGAACGCTTTATGCAAAACGAAAAAAATAAAAACGAGAAAAAACTCATTAAACTCGAAAAAACACTGCAAGATGCTGGAAAAGCAGATAAATATCAACTATTTGGAGAGCTACTTACAGCCAATATGTACGCTTTAAAAAAGGGCGATAAAGATATTGAGGTCGTTAATTATTACGATGAGGATGGTGGAACTGTAAAAATCACATTAGATCCTTTAAAAACACCATCTGAAAATGCACAACGCTATTTCCAAAAGTATCAAAAAGCAAAAAATTCGGTTGCTGTTGTAGAAGAACAAATCGAAAAAACAAATGAAGAAATTCTTTATTTTGATAGCTTACTTCAACAAATGGAAGCTGCTTCTTCAAAAGATATTGAAGAAATTCGTGAGGAATTAGCTGAAGAAGGTTATGTGCGCAATCGCAAAACGAAAAACGCAAAGAAAAAGCCTACTAAACCAGTATTAGATAAATATGTAGCAAGTGATGGCACAGAGATTTTCGTTGGTAAAAACAATAAACAAAATGATTATTTAACAACGAAGTTTGCCCGCCGTGATGAAATTTGGTTACATACGAAAGACATACCTGGCTCTCACGTTGTCATTCGTTCTTTAGAGCCTGCTGAAGAAACTTTACTAGAAGCTGCCAAAATTGCTGCCTATTACAGTAAAGCGAAAGAGTCTAGCTCTGTACCTGTTGATTTCACCAAAATACGCCATGTCAAAAAACCGAGTGGTGCAAAACTTGGTTTTGTTACGTACGACAATCAGCAAACCGTATATGTAACACCAGATGCTGATATTGTAATGAAATTAAAAGCGTAA
- a CDS encoding lysozyme inhibitor LprI family protein has product MKKLSKVMSFCLAASMLVITGCETSEHKVQVNETIEQLDEAPEVTEKEAKKIVRKSVDGIANAFSEMEKENGWSRNNPGDLETAKKGVKGLVSEKFVENQLPELLANFNRSRETDMLPFPNYFQTEIRFSSSQDKENLTVHTLSLEDEIGHAAQDWEFHLVYKEGEWLMDKWSFVFPEDLKLTKEEANRILKMPDDKNVSFVSEENSGDKKYIFKDSNGLITVNAKTSLISYNVDKNRYEKVTKERNIQETEQVQRKDSSAYTGSKEEKQSQKESSSKIDRANVLSELAAIDKQEKHTNAMSTNDIVNEIEGNYELWDNKLNEIYSTLKSTMSPDAFQSLKTKQIAWVKEKESKVKAIGTDTNNGTMRRIEASEEKYKMTKARCYELVNGYMN; this is encoded by the coding sequence ATGAAGAAATTAAGTAAAGTAATGTCATTTTGTTTGGCCGCTAGTATGCTTGTTATAACGGGGTGTGAAACAAGTGAACACAAAGTTCAAGTAAATGAAACGATTGAACAGCTTGATGAAGCGCCAGAAGTGACAGAAAAAGAAGCGAAAAAGATTGTAAGAAAGAGTGTAGATGGAATAGCAAATGCGTTTAGTGAGATGGAAAAAGAAAATGGATGGAGCCGAAATAATCCTGGGGATTTAGAGACAGCTAAAAAAGGAGTTAAAGGATTGGTTTCAGAAAAGTTTGTAGAGAATCAGCTTCCTGAATTGCTTGCTAACTTTAATAGATCGAGAGAGACTGATATGTTACCATTCCCAAATTATTTTCAAACTGAAATAAGATTTTCTTCTTCACAAGATAAAGAAAATTTAACGGTACATACATTAAGTTTAGAAGATGAAATAGGTCATGCGGCCCAAGATTGGGAATTTCATTTGGTGTATAAAGAAGGGGAATGGTTAATGGATAAATGGTCATTCGTTTTTCCTGAAGATTTAAAACTTACAAAAGAAGAAGCAAATAGAATTTTAAAAATGCCAGACGATAAGAATGTGTCATTTGTAAGTGAAGAAAATAGTGGCGATAAGAAATACATATTCAAAGATAGTAACGGATTAATTACTGTAAATGCGAAAACATCTCTTATTTCATACAATGTAGATAAAAATAGGTATGAAAAGGTAACGAAAGAAAGAAATATTCAAGAAACAGAACAAGTACAGAGAAAGGATTCGAGTGCGTATACAGGCTCAAAAGAAGAGAAACAATCGCAAAAAGAATCTTCTTCAAAGATAGATAGAGCAAATGTTTTAAGTGAATTAGCTGCTATAGATAAACAAGAAAAACATACGAATGCTATGTCAACCAATGATATAGTAAATGAAATAGAAGGAAATTATGAACTGTGGGATAATAAACTAAATGAAATTTACAGTACATTAAAAAGTACGATGTCACCTGATGCGTTTCAGTCGTTAAAAACGAAACAAATTGCGTGGGTTAAAGAAAAAGAAAGTAAAGTTAAAGCAATTGGTACTGATACAAATAACGGAACGATGAGGCGTATAGAAGCTTCAGAAGAGAAATATAAGATGACAAAAGCAAGATGTTATGAATTAGTAAATGGGTATATGAACTAG
- a CDS encoding M24 family metallopeptidase, with protein MNVRITNIQKQLHNYGIDGLLITKKENRQYATNFTGSAGVVLIAAHKAIFITDFRYVDQAKTEIKAAEIIMHKGNLEEEVANQVSKLKIQKLGIEDNNMTLQQFKKLQKYIHIEMVPVCEIIEDIRLIKDTSEIETMKIAATIADEAFHHIVTFLKPGISETDVRDELEFSMRKKGATSSSFQIIVASGVRSSLPHGVASNKIIERGDIVTLDFGALYDGYCSDITRTVAIGEPSEEFKKIYNVVREALKRGTEAIKPGETAKSIDDVTRNYITDCGYGQYFGHSTGHGLGLEIHEPLRLSQESKATLKEGMVVTVEPGIYIPNWGGCRIEDDIVITKDGYEVITKSNRELIIIPC; from the coding sequence ATGAATGTAAGAATAACTAACATCCAAAAACAACTACATAATTACGGAATCGACGGGTTACTTATTACAAAAAAAGAAAACCGTCAATACGCAACAAACTTTACAGGTAGCGCAGGCGTTGTCTTAATCGCTGCGCATAAAGCTATTTTCATTACTGATTTCCGTTACGTAGATCAAGCAAAAACGGAAATAAAAGCAGCAGAAATTATTATGCATAAAGGAAATTTAGAAGAAGAAGTTGCAAATCAAGTATCAAAATTAAAAATTCAAAAACTTGGTATAGAAGACAATAATATGACTTTGCAACAATTTAAGAAACTACAAAAATATATACATATAGAAATGGTTCCAGTGTGTGAGATTATTGAAGATATTCGACTTATTAAAGACACATCTGAAATAGAAACAATGAAAATCGCAGCTACGATCGCTGACGAAGCATTTCACCATATTGTTACATTTCTAAAGCCTGGAATAAGCGAGACTGACGTTCGAGATGAGTTAGAATTTTCCATGCGAAAAAAAGGGGCCACATCTTCTTCATTCCAAATTATTGTAGCTTCTGGTGTTCGTTCTTCTCTTCCACATGGAGTTGCATCAAATAAAATAATTGAACGAGGCGACATCGTTACATTAGACTTTGGTGCACTTTACGACGGATATTGTTCCGATATAACACGTACCGTAGCAATAGGGGAACCATCGGAAGAATTCAAAAAAATATACAATGTTGTACGAGAAGCGTTAAAACGTGGGACTGAAGCGATTAAGCCTGGAGAAACTGCGAAAAGTATCGATGATGTAACAAGAAACTACATTACAGATTGTGGATATGGTCAATATTTTGGTCATTCTACTGGTCATGGTCTTGGCTTAGAAATACATGAACCTCTTCGCTTATCCCAAGAAAGTAAAGCTACATTAAAAGAAGGTATGGTTGTTACAGTTGAACCAGGCATTTACATACCGAACTGG